In the Thermotoga sp. genome, TTTTTCTCCCCTTCTTGTTATTGTTCGCCGCTAGAATAAGCCGTCTTCTCAGAAGGTTGAGAGAGTCTGCGTACTCATCCGCGAATCTGTCCATGGAGTTTATCTCCAAAATGACGATCCCGCTGAATCCAGACTCTCTTATCATCTTGAGAACCTTGTTGTAGGGGATATCACCTTCTCCAATTGGAAGATGAAGATCCCCTATTCCATAGACAAAACGAAAGGCTTCCACATCCGGTATCTTCTGATATGTCTGAGAAGACTCTCCGAAATTGTCACTAAGATGTAGTTCTACCGCGTGTGGAAGCCCTGCCTTCAATTCTTTATAGAAATCAAGCCCAATGTAGCTTGCAAGAATGTAGAGATGTCCCACGTCTATGAGCAATCTCACATTCGGATGATCAACTGCTTTCATGAGTCTTAATACTTCAGAAACAGGATGCGCAACGTTCTCAATGGCTATTGTAATTCCTCTCTCCTTTGCAAGTTCCCCAAGTGTCCGAAGAGCTATAATTTCTGTTTTTCTTTGTAGTTTCTCAGGTATGTCTATAGAATGGTCCACATTGCCATAGTGATATACAACTACCTCTGCGTTTATTTCTCCAGCAAACTCTATGGTGGCTTCCATGACCTTGTAATGCCATGGATTGGTCTTTATTTTGAGGTTAATAACGTCCGGTGCGTGTACCGTGTACCTGAAGTTGTAATTGGAAAGTATCTCTTTTACTCTTTCAAGCCTTTTTCTTATGATTCGGCCCCTCGCGATCACATCGAGCCCCGCGGCGGGAATTTCTATGTAGTCAAATCCAATACTCTTGAAAAACTCCAGTTCACTCACCAGTCTCTTTATTGACCCGTTCACCCTCCTCGTATCGACGTTTGTCCCTATACCTTTTATCATCCACTCCACCTTCTCTCTTTTCATCACAGAATCGTCTCTTCCGTTTCTGGATCGAAAAGATGTATCTTCTCCAAGTGTGGCACAAGGAATACCTTTTCACCGACGGAGGGAATTTTTGCCGGATCTCCAAACACCTTTATGAGCTCCCCTCTGTCAGTTTGTACGTTCAATATTATATCTCTCCCAAGAGGTTCAACCACGTAGACAGTACCGGGAATTGCGTTCTCTCGCTGGGTATGGACCACTTCGCAGTGTTCTGGCCTTATCCCAACGATCACCTCTTTTGAGCTCACCTTCACCTCCTTTGGTATCTCCAGGATTACATCGTCTCGCCTCAGGATTGTGCGTCCTCCCTCCACACCTATAGAGAAACCCTTCAGGAAGTTCGTTGGAGGATTCCCTATGAACGAGGCGACGAACATGTTCTTTGGAGTCTCGTATATCTCGTCGGGGGTGCCATACTGAACGAGCTTTCCCTGGTTGAAGACCGCTATTCTCGATGCCATCGTCATCGCTTCTGCCTGGTCGTGCGTCACGTAGACAGAGGTGATACCAAGTTCCTGTTGAAGATGTTTGATTTCTGCCCTCATGAGCATTCTCAGGTTTGCATCGAGATTTGAGAGAGGTTCATCGAAGAGGAGCACTTTTGGTTGTTTCACCAGTGCCCTTGCGAGCGCTACCCTCTGCTGCTGACCACCGGAGAGCTGAGAAGGTTTTCTTTCAAGAAGATTGTCTATGAGAAGTTTTCGAGCGATTTCAACGACTCTCTTTTCTATCTCCTCCCTCGACGTTTTTCTTGCCCTCAAGGGGAAGGCGATGTTTTCAAAAACGGTCATGTGAGGGTAGAGAGCGTAATTCTGGAAAACCATTCCTACTTCCCTATATTTTGGGGGAACGTCGTTGACTAAGACATCATCGAAGTATATTTCACCAGACGTGGGTTTGTAGATGCCGGCGAGCGTCAGAAGGGTGGTGGTTTTGCCGCAGCCAGACGGACCGAGCAATGCAACAAATTCTCCATCTTTCACTTCGAAACTCACGCCGTCAACCGCTTTCACTTTCCCGAAATACTTCTTCAAATTCACAACCTTGATGCTAGGCATTATCCTTTCACTCCCCCGATGGTCAGTTTTATCATGTGCTTACTGACAAAGAAAAAGAAGATGATTGTCGGTATCATGTAGAACAACCCCACAGCGGTCACAAGCCCGTAGTCCGCGAATCTGTAATCTCCAATGAATCCCTTTACATACTTTGAGAGCGTCCACAGATTCTGCGAAAAGATGAACGTGTTCACAAAGACGAATTCAGACCATCCAGACAAAAAAGCAAAAATAGCGGTAACGGCGATCCCCGGTTTTACGAGGGGGAGGAGTACCCTCCACCACACTTCGAACCTGCTGTAACCGTCAGCGAGTCCAGCCCATTCGAGTTCCCAGGGTATGCCATCGTAAAAACCTTTCATGATCCAGGTGCCCCATGGCACCTCCAGAGAGGCTTTGAGGAGTATTACTCCCCAGAGGGTGTCCAGGAGTCGAAGTGTCCAGAGCAGGTAGAACACCGCCGTCATAAGGGATATCGCTGGGAAGGCGTGGAGAGCGAGAATGAACTTCATCATAGAGGACCTTCCCGGAAAGTCGTACCTGGAAAGAGCATACCCACCGAGACTTGTGATCAGCACCTCAATCCCCATCACACCGAGCGCCAATAAAGCGGTGTTCAACGTGGTGTGCCAGATGTTCGGATATCCCTTGATCTCCTGCCAGAGAAATCTCCAGTTTTTCAGCGTGAGCTTCGTGGGGACAAAGCCGCTTACGAGGTCCTCACTGAAAGATCTCAGAACGAGCCAAACGTATCCCACAAGAATCGGCGAGGTTATGAGAAAAAGCACGAGGATTATCACAAAATTTCTGATTTTCTCCGAATTTTTTTGCCAGAATGAGAGTTTCATCATTCCACCTCGACCTTCGGTTTTTCCATGAGAGACTCAAAACCGAAGAACTTCATGTAGACAAGAGCAGAAACCACACCTATGATCACGAGGATGATCGAAAGAGCTGCACCATAGCCGAATCTGAAGTGTGAAAAAGCGTTGTGGTACGTATAGAGCGCCCACACTTCCGTTCTGTAAACGGGTCCACCGTCCGTGATAATGAGTATGTATTCGAAGGAGGCAAGTAGAGAAAGCGTCTGATATGCGGTTACAAAGAGAAGATGCCACTTTATCAAAGGAAGAGTGATCTTCCTTACCACCATGAACCAGCTCGCTCCATCGATGCGAGCTGCCCTGTAATAATCTTCCGGTATGGATTTTATCGCCGCTGTGAAGACAAGCATCCCCATCGAAGCACCTATGAAACCGTTGGCAAAGATTATCATCCACATGGGAGCGGTGTGGAGCCAATCTTGTGGAGGAAGACCAAAGAGTCCCCGTACGAAGTTCACAAGCCCATACTCTGTAGGATCGAACATCCAGAGCCAGAGGAGTCCATAGACAACAGACGGTGTGAGTCTTGGAAGCATCCAGAGAGTTCTGAAGAAATTACCCCATCTATCGCTGATCGACGTGGTG is a window encoding:
- a CDS encoding TIM barrel protein — its product is MKREKVEWMIKGIGTNVDTRRVNGSIKRLVSELEFFKSIGFDYIEIPAAGLDVIARGRIIRKRLERVKEILSNYNFRYTVHAPDVINLKIKTNPWHYKVMEATIEFAGEINAEVVVYHYGNVDHSIDIPEKLQRKTEIIALRTLGELAKERGITIAIENVAHPVSEVLRLMKAVDHPNVRLLIDVGHLYILASYIGLDFYKELKAGLPHAVELHLSDNFGESSQTYQKIPDVEAFRFVYGIGDLHLPIGEGDIPYNKVLKMIRESGFSGIVILEINSMDRFADEYADSLNLLRRRLILAANNNKKGRKKKKVK
- a CDS encoding carbohydrate ABC transporter permease — its product is MKRLKPWLLLSPLLIFVVTFFVIPVVLTVVIAFTDMDYSFIWNFVGFQNFYDISSDFIIPRVIANTFIYTFGTLGLFNLGTALLISLLTTSISDRWGNFFRTLWMLPRLTPSVVYGLLWLWMFDPTEYGLVNFVRGLFGLPPQDWLHTAPMWMIIFANGFIGASMGMLVFTAAIKSIPEDYYRAARIDGASWFMVVRKITLPLIKWHLLFVTAYQTLSLLASFEYILIITDGGPVYRTEVWALYTYHNAFSHFRFGYGAALSIILVIIGVVSALVYMKFFGFESLMEKPKVEVE
- a CDS encoding carbohydrate ABC transporter permease, whose amino-acid sequence is MKLSFWQKNSEKIRNFVIILVLFLITSPILVGYVWLVLRSFSEDLVSGFVPTKLTLKNWRFLWQEIKGYPNIWHTTLNTALLALGVMGIEVLITSLGGYALSRYDFPGRSSMMKFILALHAFPAISLMTAVFYLLWTLRLLDTLWGVILLKASLEVPWGTWIMKGFYDGIPWELEWAGLADGYSRFEVWWRVLLPLVKPGIAVTAIFAFLSGWSEFVFVNTFIFSQNLWTLSKYVKGFIGDYRFADYGLVTAVGLFYMIPTIIFFFFVSKHMIKLTIGGVKG
- a CDS encoding ABC transporter ATP-binding protein; the encoded protein is MPSIKVVNLKKYFGKVKAVDGVSFEVKDGEFVALLGPSGCGKTTTLLTLAGIYKPTSGEIYFDDVLVNDVPPKYREVGMVFQNYALYPHMTVFENIAFPLRARKTSREEIEKRVVEIARKLLIDNLLERKPSQLSGGQQQRVALARALVKQPKVLLFDEPLSNLDANLRMLMRAEIKHLQQELGITSVYVTHDQAEAMTMASRIAVFNQGKLVQYGTPDEIYETPKNMFVASFIGNPPTNFLKGFSIGVEGGRTILRRDDVILEIPKEVKVSSKEVIVGIRPEHCEVVHTQRENAIPGTVYVVEPLGRDIILNVQTDRGELIKVFGDPAKIPSVGEKVFLVPHLEKIHLFDPETEETIL